In Actinomycetota bacterium, a genomic segment contains:
- a CDS encoding ferredoxin, protein MSEYTQLNLNPTTCDAHGFCVELLPELATLDEWGYPLFVTGTLTVAIPEHLISAARKAAGACPVSALKLTKHQR, encoded by the coding sequence ATGAGCGAGTACACGCAACTGAATCTGAATCCCACGACCTGCGATGCCCATGGATTCTGCGTCGAACTGCTGCCTGAGCTCGCCACCCTGGACGAGTGGGGCTACCCCCTGTTTGTCACGGGAACGCTGACCGTGGCGATTCCCGAACACCTCATATCTGCAGCTCGCAAGGCTGCAGGGGCCTGTCCGGTGAGCGCGCTCAAACTCACGAAGCACCAACGTTGA